The stretch of DNA GAGACTACTGCTCGTAGAGGTGGTAGGGATGCAAGCGGGGCGGGTTTCGCCACAAACCCGCTGGACAAACCCGCGCCGCGAGCCCGCAAATCGCCTCAATTCAGCCCGCATGGGTGAAGCGGTGCTATGCGGCCTGCTAGCAGGGACCAACGGCGCCGCGGAGCCCGCAAAACGAAAGGGCGAGGAGGCTGTGCGTCGTCCCCATCTGCTTGACTCCTCgcatgcgccgccgccatccacttccgcgccgccgcagtcgccattcgctgcaccgccgccggtcgcTAGCGGATCCACCACTCTTGTTGCCAGCGGATCTGGAGGCTTCTTGTCTCATCCCCCTCTCGTCGCCGTCGAGTCTTCAAACCCCAATCGCAAGAACAGCATTGAATCAACGGCAAGGGCAGCTGCGACGGTGTGCGCCTAAGTGTAAGATCTTCCTGAAATTTGGTGAAGATGTTTCGCCTACTGAATTTGTTGGTATTTGAGATGTAGGGGAGAAGAACCCCGGGAAGATTATCATGCCGGACAACTGGAAGGAAGGCCCCAGCGACACAAACGAGAGCTGCAGCTACAAACAAGGTCCTCTCCGAGAATAACAGGTCAGCTCTCAGAATGACCAATAGCTCTCAGAATAATAGTGTACATCTGCATGTGCAATGGTCGCCGGAATTCTGACATTGAAACGTTAGGAACTGCTTGAACTTATCTTCATGTATACGATTGTGTGGTATATCAGAAGGGACAATCGATGTTACTCATCAAAGGCATAAACTTCTCACGGGGAAGATATAAGTGTTAGAGATATTAAAAATCGCCTCGAGTTATCATGTATTCTTGAGATTTTTGCACCTTGCATTGCCTTTTGTCCAAGATGAAAGAGTGACTGGACGATCCAGTTCCCTTTATTGCCCTTTTATTAAGAATAACTTCTTATTTTGTATGGTATTACAAACTTCTTTGTACCAGATTTCTGATTTTGTCATAGCCATGTTATCCATAACTGAATTGCCCTTAATGCTTTATCTCTTCGAGTAAGGCTTCATCAAGCTTGCTTTACCTAGCTGTCTGTTTAAACGAGTGAGTTGCCACTATCTTTACCTTGCTTTCATGTATTTTGTTCAGCCAGCTTCATCTTGTGATCACCAGTTTTCTTTTTAGAGATTCATCCTGTCGTAACCATCTCTAATTTGTCAATCATGTGTTGTTTATTTTACTTACTAGTTAGTAGTTACTAGCTGATGGCTGGGAAGCAGCCaagcaggccgggcggcagtgATGAAACAAAGAGCCCTACAAAGCTAGGAGGATTGTTGATTTAGCAGTAGCTAAAGACTAGCTATGTTTTTgtagttatttttttatgatttatCATTTATTGTTCTACACAAATACACACTATGACTAGGACGGAAAATATCCCCGCCAtgttcttttctattttctttcagATTTTCCCATAATTTTGGATTGTTTAAATATGTGGTTTGGAATGTAAATCTATACTAGTATTGTTTTGGCTGCAAGCAAGATTGCTGCCGGAGCAAGTGGAAACTAGGAAAATCTTTACCCGCATATTTTGATGGCCTAGATCCTTTACTTGCATTTCTATCTGCCTGATCCTACTATTAAGCACAACCACCTTTTCCTTCAATTCactaatgatgtgttcttttttGAGAATGTAGGTAGATGTTTGCAGGTTCTACCTGCAATGATTGTTCGTGCTGCTCCAAGATGATGCCATTCTAGTGATAAGATTGGCAGTGAATCGCCTGCTCTGTTTTAACCTGGCTACGATTTTATGTTCCTTTTGACATTTTAGTAGTTTCTTAGACTGCAATCGAAGAAGCTGCAGCAGCAGGATTGCTAAGCCatttagagaaaaaaaatgaggaGAAAATGTGATGGACCCAAGTGCAGGGCTAATAGATTACTGTGTTGTCTGAACAATGGTCTTGACTTCTTGTTATGAAATGGAAGCCTTACGTAATGTATAATCCATTTTAATCTTTTGAGACACTATCATCGATGTCATTTGAGACACTATCATCGATGTCATCATCCAATCCTACATATTTGGATTTTGTTGTGTGGTGTTGCAAAATCTGGAGCATATAGTTGTTACACATATTTGGATTTTGGAGAAAAAACATCAGCAGAAAACACGCACGAAACGCTCTGTCAGCTTGCGCGGATGGCTTCTCGCTGTCGCGGCTACATGCGCGGGCCGCCGCAAAGCCCGCAAATACTTTGCGGCACTATGCGGGCTGCCGCAAGTGCCCGCGTCAGAGCTTGCGGCGCCTGCGGACGCGGGGCGGGCAGCCGCGATCCGCCCCGCTTGCATCCATAAGAGGTGGTGGTGTCGGCGTCAATTACTCGGCATTGCCGGTCTTCAGATGTGATGAACTGATGATCAGATCAGAGCTCAACTTATTACTGATCCCAGTGAACCTACTGCCTGCAGGTGTGTGTACTTGGGCAGCTGCTTGCCATCACTCGCTTTAATTCCATTCATCACTCCACCAACAACTGACGCCGCGGCGAATCCGCTCTTTTTAATACTACCACGATCGGCATTCACCGATCTCAGGTGGGGGTAgctcagctagctagctagccaggCGAGCTGAGGCGGTTCCGCGGTTGCCATCCATGGCGCGGGAGCGGCAGTTAATTCCTCTCGCGCTACGAGCAACTCACACCCCACAACGTAACGTCACACCCCAGGACCTTGACCTGCCAACAAATTCAAGAAGCACATGGCGACGCACGCGACAAACCCCCAACGCGAGAGTCCCGGCCGGCAACCGAACATTAGAAGCACAGCCTCTTCCTGCACCCGGCGGCGCCGTGCCCGCGGCCGGGCTGCGCGAGCAGCTCGCTCAGGAGGTCGGCCACCAGGTCCTGCACGATGGCGCGCTCTAGCGCGGCCGCGACCATGGCGCGCTCCCGCCGCCCCTCGTCGCCGCCCTGCGGCCCCCACATCGCCTCCCGTGCGCTGTCCGCCATCGCGCGGCTGAtcacccgccccgccgccgcggcctccagctcccaccgccgccggtgGTGCCGCCAGCTCTCCGCGCCGGCCGACCTCGGCATGCCCGCCACAAGCGGCACCGGGGAATGGACGGCGCGCAGCTGCAACAACCCATCGCCTGATTTGGTCTTGCAGTAGTCGCCTGACACGGGAAAAAGGAATGGTGGTCAAGAATTTGACATGACACACGTAGACGTCGCTGTTGTACGTGTGCTCTTTGAGGAATGAGGAGGAGGACACAAGTGTGTATCGTGACAGGTGTGGCGTACGTACCGGTGAAGACAAGGGTGCGGGAGGGTTTCACGATCTTCGATCCGACGGCGGGGGCCACGGCGCCGTTACCGCCACCGGCCTTGCCACCCGCATCGAGATTCGTGCACGGAGACGGTCGCTTCCTGCATGGGAATCTCGGGGAGCTGATGGCGTCCAGTACCGAGTCCGGGCTGGGGTGCTGCTGCTCCACGCCCGGCAGCTTGGGCTgctgcggcgtcggcggcgacggggacggggacggcgaCTGCTCGTCACGGCTGAACATCCACTTGGCGGGGCCCTTGCCTGGAGgcggcgtccccgccgccggggcgacgtcggacgcggcggccgcgcgcatctcggcggcgcggacggccgCGATGATCCGCCGCAGCGTCTTGAGGTCCTCGTCGCACTTCTCCAGCGCGCCCAGCAGCTTCCGCCGCTTCTCCGCGGCCgtctccggcggcgggggcggaggaggcgggcgggCAGGGACGACGGGCCGCagtgccgccgcggcggcggcggcgggcgatggCGGCGCGGACTCCTCCAGGCCCATGAGGCGCGCcacgatggccggcggcggcggccgggggctgTCGCAGCTGGAGCGCCGGTGCTCCGGCGCGATCGTCGGGCTCCGCAGCGCGTCgcaggaccgccgccgccggacggcgGCCGGAGGCTGTTGCCTCGGCTGCTGCGCCGGCTTCACCGGAGAAGACTCTGGCGACGGCGGGGTCACCTTCTTCTTGGTCGGCGAGGGCGGCTGCGTTGGCGCCGAGGCCTGCGCTGCATTGTTCTTGGCGGTGAGGCGCTTCCGGTGGTGGCTGCGGTGGTACGGCGAGatgaggcggaggaggccggccatACACCCAATGCTCCGCCTCGTCGCGGTGGAGGAGCAGGtggacggcgacgcccgccgctGGGCGGGCTCGGCCTGCGGCTGCATAGCCCTCTGCGTCCGCTGAGCCGTTTGTTCAGTCAAGCGGCAGCAGCGGGACACGGCGTGTGGGGCGCGTGCCGTGGGCAATATAATTGGAGCCGAGTCCGCGCGTGGAGCGCGCAATGACCGCGCCACCCCTGTTTCCCCCGGCCACTCCGGCAACAGCCGCGAGGGCAGTTCAGGGATTGAGCTCGTGCGAGCTTCGCTTACAGCGGCGACAAAAAGCTGTGGTGGTGGGGAGGGTAGTATCCGAGTCGAACCGCACGCCCCCGCTGCGCGCGCCGCGGTGGCCGCTAGCCGCGTGCGGTGGCCAGCCAGCAGTACCAGCTGCcgggctgctgcctgctgcgctAGGCCAAGCAAGAGATTGAGGTGTTGTTAATTAAAGCGGCCATGCACTGAAGTACAGGGAGACCAGTGTGGAGATTAAGGAATAATGGTCGCAATCATGTCTGTGGCGAGCTCGGATTAATTGCTTGCCTGGTCCCAGTGATGCTGTTGTTTGGGAAGCATCTGGGTCTGGGCAGGTGCTCGCTGCGCACAGGCACGTGGTAAAGATCGGCCGATCAGCCGATGGATCGTATCCTGATCGAGTTTCCAGCGCACCAGAacggcacgcgcgcgcgcacagccCTGCGCGCGATCTGCATGATCTTTTCTTCCGTTTGCTTTCGCTTCAAGTTTACTACACCTGATCTGCGACCATGCACCCCCGTCTGCTTCCAGATAGTAGTAACATCTCGGGAATGACAAGAACAAACAGATTCATAGCTTCCATGCTACTTCAGCCCCTTTTCCGGATTAATGTACTGAGCATCATCCCTAATCCAGAGCCGCTGCCGTTGCGGCGGTGCTGTTGCTAAAGATGGTGATAAGTTATCTTTGATCATGTGCTGTGATGGCCGGAGAGAAACAAAGCGCAGCAGTCAGTAGCCAGTAGCCACCACCAGCAACTACTGGCCGGCATGCAGAGCGCGGCAGCGCCACATTTAAAAGAGGGCTGAGGGCCCAAGAGGGGGGAGAGTGTCCATCCAGCGGGCGAAAGCAAAAGGAGCCATGCAGAACGAAAAGAAAAGGGCCGGGCtcgcatccatccatccatcactCCGAGGTCGGATCCTAGGCGCTGCGCCGCAGGAGACACCCCACGTGGCGGCACCTTCCCCGCGCGCTACGCGCCCACGCACGCGAGAACGCAGCAGCGGCCAGAGCCGCAGCCAGCCACGCCAGGCGCTGGTCGCCGTGCCGTCGTCTAGTCCTCCGGCCGGGGCTGCGGTGCAGGGGCACTGTGCGTGTCCCTTCGGCCTTCGCCGCGCACAAGCTAGTAGTAGCTCCTCCCCCCGCGCTCGCCCGCCCACCTACCCGCATCGTcttgcgccgcggcggcggtgggtggGACGACGAGACGGATGCGCGCGCGGCGTGCGAGGGAACGTTGGCGGCTTGGCGCCCGCGGGGGAAGTTGCCGCTGTCCGCTAGCGCTCGGCGGGGACGGCCCGGTCAGCGGAACGGTCGTGTGGCGACAGCCTGCAGATGCATGTTTCCCCGTTGCTCGCTCGCTGCCGTCTCGCTTGTCACGGCAGGGCGCGGCACGGGCGCGACTGCGGGCGCCGTGCCCGCGCTGTCCGCTAGCTCTCGGCGGGGACGGCCGGGGTCAGCGAAACGACGTGCCGGGGGCAGCGGCCTGATGATTCCCCGCCCCGTCCCGTTCCATTCCCTTCCTTCCTCGTCATGTTATCAATCCGCTTGGTCAAGCAGTAGTAATAGCAAAGTTTGCTAGCTCTGCGGTGGCCGTGACCGTGGCATAGCTAAATGCGTTACGACTTGGAGCACGTACGGACCGCGGTTCCATTCCACCAGCAAAGCGAGCGAGGGGAACAGTACCGTAACGATAATTGCGGCGTAGAAACCCGGTTGGCTCTACGGGTTTCCACGATCCGTGCTCGCGCCGAGGGTCTCGCGCACGTCGAGGCCGGGCTGCCCTCCGTTCGCTTCTCGGTCTCGCTCGGATCAGGAAATTTCTTTCTTCGGTCCCGATCAGTTTCCAGCAGCCATTCGTTGAAGCGATGGCGCGGCAAGCTTTccgacggaggaggaggacgcgcggAGTTTCGCCGTTTCGGCGCCACGGATACGACGACCGGTTCCGTTGGCATTGGCGTCGGCGTAGGGCCCGGCGGCCGATCGACAAGCCACACGCGCGCGCACAGGGAGAGAATGGTGGAGTGGCAGGGAGCTAGGGGCCCGGCCGACGGATCGAGTAGCAGAGTGTTGTTGATTGCGCCACACTGGACCGAATCATTGCGAAAGAGATGGAGGCGAGGAGGGCAGGCAGTCAGGGAGTGGCCATGGCCCATGAGAGATGAGAGAGacggcggcgtcgcctgcccGCCCCGGCGTGCGCGAGACAGGCATCATTGAAGGGCGTGCGGCCAGCCACGGACTGGCTCCGGCTCAGTCAGGCGCCCAGGCTATCGcgcgcgcagcgccgctgcaacCGCAAAGGCAAAAATGATCCGCACCAGTAAACTGGAGTACCGCTCTGCTCTCCGTGTAGCGGAGCCGCCGGAGCCAGCTAATTGGCGCGCCGGCCGTACACCATCACCTCACGTGGATGCCCCGGGCAGGCGAGCACTACTCCTCCCCTTTTCTCACCCAACTGCTTGTCTCAACTCGCGCAGCCAGGCAGGCAGGCATGAGCGCGGGCATCAATGCACACCGAGGTGATGCGAGGAGAGATTTGACGCTTCACGCCCGTGCGCTACCCTTTTCGGGCGTTTTTACCGTGGTCGACTGTTTCAGGTTCAACTTCTGCAGCAAATGATTGGGCAAATCTCAGTCCGGTACAAAATTACTGTAATTTTTGGCTCCGGGCCCAAAAGAACTAGTCCAGACAAAACACAACGTATCCCATTTGTAAACTGCTCTGATCTTATTACACAACGATATCGTCTTTCACCAGTCAAAAACAACACAAAAATCTAGGAATCACATGATCTATCTCTGGCACCTAACTTCTGTGGATTTCCACGGTTTTCAGTGACACCTATACTCACATTTCATCCCTGGGGGGCGAGGGAACAATGACAACAGGCGGACATGTAGTAGGAACTAATGGTGCCTTGGCTCCCTGTGACAGGATAAACAAACCAGGAGGCCAACATCATGATAGTGCAGCATGTACAACATCAACCGGAGGTTCTGCAAGCTGTCAAAGGCACGGAAAAAATACTCCTCAACCTCAACCGCTTTTACAAGCATGTACCCTCTGCGTTGTTCATCGCTGCTCTCGCAGTGAGTTGTCAAGCATTAACTTCCACTCTTCATGTGCGGGCTACTTTTGCTATCGTTCGATGGGCTTATACAGGACGACAGTTACATATTTGGACTCGAACCTGTGGGTTAGACCGAGCGCCACCAGCGGGTGGGCACCCCAGCCCTTCTCGATGAAGAGGTGGTTGAGGACTATGTGCTGCGGCCGTGCGCAACTTTCTTCTGAGTTCTGTGAGTTAAGAACACCAAGATGGAGCTGGGATGGTAGAGCAGGAGGCTCCTTAGCAAAGTCCTTGTCCTCAGGTGCCTGGAAACTATAGCTGGAGTCTGGAGATGGAGGCGGCTCAAATTCTGTCACGCTCTCGACACTTTCAGGAACAAAATCCTGCATGCACGATAAGTGTGTTAATGAAGAAATAATAAGGGACAATTCAAAATAGAAGATGCCACGAGAAACTCGTATACCGCATTAATAGGCACATATATAGATGTTCGAAGTTCTCGACTCAGTCAACCTTTTAACCTACTACGAATTAAGGTGAATATAAAAACCTACTAAACATCAAAATTAGTACACTGAAGTTCCAAGTGGAACTCCTTTCAGAAAACCGTATAGAATATCACAGTTCAAGCACTAAAAGAATAGTGTCTTCAAGATTTTTTTATGATAGAACATTTATTTGGAATGCATAGCTTGAGTTAAAACTAAGACCAAAATTACATTCTTCTTTCTTCTGTGAGATAAGGCAAACAAAAAGCATATTGTTGACAGCAATGCCATGCTTGGTGTTGAAAATTTCACCCAGTacctccttttttttcctgaaaGTGCTCAGGTTAACATCAAGAACGTGTTGAAAGAATACTCACATTAACATCAAGAAGGTTAACCGCGTTGCCCATTGCATCAGTTTCACAGGGAAGGTCAGGAAGACATCTCCTTTCTCCATCTACAACAAATCTGTATCGGTAAACTCCAGATGGGAGTACCAGCAGAAGAGAGTGATCTTTCCCAGATTTTTGCATGGCTTTTCTGCAACATTTATATATGAACAATCTCAGGTCAAGTTTGCCAGAATCTAAAATTACAATTCtgattaaattgattaatgcaTACAAACAACAATCTCAGAAGTTACAGTCCTAGTTAAAGGGATTGCTGTACCTTGATTTCCAGTTATCCCATGATCCTTCAACATATACATTCTTCCCTCCAAGGGTCCACACAATTAAAGCAGGAATTTCCTTTGGAGGGGGACCATcgtattcttcttcttcttcgttcaTCAATATCTGGTTGAATACTGGGGTTACATCAGTAGCTCTTTGCAGTGGAGGCACAGGGGTCTGCCATACAGGAGTACCAGGCCTAATCAATATACTGATAATGCCCCTACTTTGCCCACTTAGACTGGTTACACAATATATGTTAAGACAAGTCTATAAAATGGACCTATTGGGATGGGGACAAAGGAGGTTGGTACATACTAAAGATGGTGGACAAGAAAGTTGTTGAACCAAATCCTAGGCCATAAAAAACCTCCACATTTTACCATTATATTTTATCACTGTATTGATGGCCTTTTTCCTCTATTAGTAACTTGAAAGGAGTATCATAAAAAACAATTTGATTTTCATCCTGCAATATCCAAACGTCCAGCTTCTATCCTTTTATCATTGAGAACGTGCATGCCAATAAATAAAAACCAATAAAGAATAATCAGTTCCCTCAAAATAGTTAAGACAACACAAAATCAATTAACTGTCCTGTAGCCAGATTTGTGTGTTTTTTAAGTTTTTTACAAGCGTAATACTTAAGTTATGCAAATTTGGTTGCTGTAGAAATTCACCGCAATTTCGTGGTGACATAGCACTTGTATTTTAGACATTTTGTTTGCCCCAGTTGTGGCAATAGCCAGTCAGCCACCACAAAAGATTAACCACACTTCTGATAAGCAAATAAACATACCCTATATCCAACAGGTCACAAGGCTAAGAAAATGTAACTGGCCTCAAACAGGGTCACATAGACACATAGCAAATCACGGGGATGGAAGGTTAAACTTTACCAAACTTTATACTCACTGCTTACAGTCTATGTAGTTATTTCCCCCTCCTGTGTCAGCTCTGCGATCTTTgtggttcagacttcagactgTACACTAAAAAGGGAGTATGACCTAGACGGACTTACTTGGAATGCATTATGAAAGGAAAAACAATGCTGACCTATTCTGAAGCCTCCTAACAAATGCTGCTAGCTCTTTACCATTATTAATTGGAACAGTTTTGGGAGCAATTAGCAATAAATTGCCATGTATATTCATATGGATGCGTTTTAGTTTTCCTCTGAAGCCCTATATGCATAATGCCACAAGTTGCACCCCCTCCACATGTAATTGATCTTTCCTGTTTCTTGTAACTATCTACACAGTTTTGTGCcacgaaaaataaaaaagaggaTGCTTTTGAAATCTGCAATTGAAATACCTTATGCAAGCAAAGGAGAAACACCATACTGTGCAGTTCTCA from Panicum virgatum strain AP13 chromosome 9K, P.virgatum_v5, whole genome shotgun sequence encodes:
- the LOC120648160 gene encoding uncharacterized protein LOC120648160 → MGEAVLCGLLAGTNGAAEPAKRKGEEAVRRPHLLDSSHAPPPSTSAPPQSPFAAPPPVASGSTTLVASGSGGFLSHPPLVAVESSNPNRKNSIESTARAAATVGEEPREDYHAGQLEGRPQRHKRELQLQTRSSPRITGRCLQVLPAMIVRAAPR
- the LOC120652561 gene encoding serine/arginine repetitive matrix protein 1-like, yielding MQPQAEPAQRRASPSTCSSTATRRSIGCMAGLLRLISPYHRSHHRKRLTAKNNAAQASAPTQPPSPTKKKVTPPSPESSPVKPAQQPRQQPPAAVRRRRSCDALRSPTIAPEHRRSSCDSPRPPPPAIVARLMGLEESAPPSPAAAAAAALRPVVPARPPPPPPPPETAAEKRRKLLGALEKCDEDLKTLRRIIAAVRAAEMRAAAASDVAPAAGTPPPGKGPAKWMFSRDEQSPSPSPSPPTPQQPKLPGVEQQHPSPDSVLDAISSPRFPCRKRPSPCTNLDAGGKAGGGNGAVAPAVGSKIVKPSRTLVFTGDYCKTKSGDGLLQLRAVHSPVPLVAGMPRSAGAESWRHHRRRWELEAAAAGRVISRAMADSAREAMWGPQGGDEGRRERAMVAAALERAIVQDLVADLLSELLAQPGRGHGAAGCRKRLCF
- the LOC120652562 gene encoding SNF1-related protein kinase regulatory subunit beta-1-like, translated to MGNASGREEDVAAVDGDGADVEDGGGDSSVRSSERGFPPYGSGGANHVRRACSVGVVGGGGGAGSPPGSPGRSLSPRMFVPQTPVPPLQRATDVTPVFNQILMNEEEEEYDGPPPKEIPALIVWTLGGKNVYVEGSWDNWKSRKAMQKSGKDHSLLLVLPSGVYRYRFVVDGERRCLPDLPCETDAMGNAVNLLDVNDFVPESVESVTEFEPPPSPDSSYSFQAPEDKDFAKEPPALPSQLHLGVLNSQNSEESCARPQHIVLNHLFIEKGWGAHPLVALGLTHRFESKYVTVVLYKPIER